From a single Micromonospora pallida genomic region:
- a CDS encoding MCE family protein: protein MTARALRALACAAAVVLLPAGCGLPDLADLPLPGGAPKGDGYAVTAEFADVLDLVPQAAVKVDDVTVGSVERISLDGWTARVTLRLDAKVRLPANATAAVRQSSLLGEKYVAVAAPPTGAASDRLADGDVIPLPRTSRGTEVEEVLAALGLLLNGGGLAQLRTINRELSAALDGREPAVKDTLHQLDTFIGGLEKQKADLVRAIEALDRLTTRLNQQKQVLGDAVDSLAPGLTTLAGQRAQLTGALTALGELGQVGTRVVNRSRDNTVASLKALQPILEQLVRAGDDLPKSLDFMLSFPFPPNVTGAVVGDFVNLSITADLDAASILANLLAAAPPPASTTRPPTGSTPNRPPAAGGDRPTPRPGTGPGSGTNPLLPGLPILDCLPDPDDFPAIWTPPKDCLLPKGCVLLKPGSIIPIGGLILPKGLVPRGTVFPPGTELPAGTILSPQCVLPVTGAIDGVIGGLTDVLGGGLRP, encoded by the coding sequence GTGACCGCCCGGGCCCTGCGGGCCCTGGCCTGCGCCGCCGCGGTGGTGCTGCTCCCGGCCGGGTGCGGCCTGCCGGACCTGGCCGACCTGCCGCTGCCCGGTGGCGCCCCGAAGGGCGACGGGTACGCCGTCACCGCCGAGTTCGCCGACGTGCTCGACCTGGTGCCGCAGGCCGCCGTCAAGGTCGACGACGTGACCGTCGGCAGCGTCGAGCGGATCAGTCTGGACGGTTGGACCGCCCGGGTCACCCTGCGCCTCGACGCGAAGGTGCGGCTACCCGCGAACGCCACCGCCGCCGTACGCCAGAGCAGTCTGCTGGGGGAGAAGTACGTGGCCGTGGCCGCGCCCCCCACCGGCGCCGCGAGCGACCGGCTCGCTGACGGCGACGTCATCCCGCTGCCCCGGACCAGCCGGGGAACCGAGGTGGAGGAGGTCCTCGCCGCGCTCGGTCTGCTGCTCAACGGCGGTGGCCTGGCCCAGTTGCGGACCATCAACCGGGAACTCTCCGCCGCCCTCGACGGTCGGGAACCCGCCGTCAAGGACACCCTGCACCAGCTCGACACCTTCATCGGTGGACTGGAGAAGCAGAAGGCCGACCTGGTCCGCGCCATCGAGGCGCTGGACCGGCTGACCACCCGACTCAACCAGCAGAAGCAGGTGCTCGGCGACGCGGTGGACTCCCTCGCCCCGGGCCTGACCACCCTGGCCGGTCAGCGCGCCCAACTGACCGGCGCGCTGACCGCGCTCGGTGAGCTGGGCCAGGTCGGTACCCGGGTCGTCAACCGCAGCCGCGACAACACCGTGGCCAGCCTGAAGGCGCTGCAACCGATCCTGGAGCAGTTGGTCCGCGCCGGCGACGACCTGCCGAAGTCCCTGGACTTCATGCTGTCGTTCCCGTTCCCGCCGAACGTCACCGGCGCCGTCGTCGGCGACTTCGTCAACCTCTCCATCACCGCCGACCTCGACGCGGCCTCGATCCTGGCGAACCTGCTCGCGGCGGCGCCCCCACCGGCATCGACCACCAGACCGCCGACCGGGTCCACCCCGAACCGGCCCCCGGCGGCCGGCGGCGACCGGCCCACCCCGCGCCCAGGCACGGGCCCCGGCTCCGGTACCAACCCGCTGCTGCCCGGACTCCCGATCCTCGACTGCCTGCCCGATCCGGACGACTTCCCGGCGATCTGGACGCCACCGAAGGACTGCCTGCTCCCCAAGGGATGTGTCCTGCTCAAGCCCGGCTCCATCATTCCCATCGGCGGGCTGATCCTGCCGAAGGGCCTGGTGCCCCGGGGAACGGTGTTCCCGCCCGGCACCGAACTTCCCGCCGGGACGATCCTGTCGCCCCAGTGCGTGCTACCCGTGACCGGCGCGATCGACGGAGTGATCGGCGGCCTGACCGACGTCCTGGGAGGAGGGCTGCGGCCATGA
- a CDS encoding MCE family protein gives MSLSLRRWRPVAAATVLLVGVAAGFVALSDDTPPKRVVAHFTRAVGVYPGSDVRVLGVRVGEVVAVTPRGRTVEVTMRYDPELDVPADAQAIIVPPSVVSDRYVQLTPAYAGGAVLPDGAEIALHRTVAPMEIDDIYQALDEFNRALGPAGANRDGALSDLVTTGRENLDGNGQNLHDTLDGLSRALTTLSDGRQDLFGSVANLQRFTTALARSDQQVRAFNQQLADVAEQLAGEREELAAALRNLATALADVTTFVRQNRTLLTSNVAALTNITSVLVRQQRAVIEILDVTPLALSNLNLAYNARSGTLDTRDNVTGPYGAVGFVCSLLADALPAAEVPKKCLSLAQTLHAQGVPLTDKLRKLAKLPARPAGPTTPKPDDPPPAAPTTPSPDLGDVTSGGDRTLGGILRGAS, from the coding sequence ATGTCCCTCTCCCTGCGCCGGTGGCGGCCGGTCGCCGCCGCCACCGTCCTGCTGGTCGGCGTCGCCGCCGGGTTCGTCGCGCTCAGTGACGACACCCCGCCGAAGCGGGTGGTCGCCCACTTCACCCGTGCGGTCGGGGTGTATCCCGGCTCCGACGTGCGGGTGCTGGGCGTACGCGTCGGCGAGGTGGTCGCGGTGACCCCCCGGGGCCGCACCGTCGAGGTGACGATGCGCTACGACCCCGAACTCGACGTACCCGCCGACGCGCAGGCCATCATCGTGCCGCCCAGCGTGGTCAGCGACCGCTACGTGCAGCTCACCCCCGCGTACGCCGGTGGCGCGGTGCTGCCCGACGGGGCCGAGATCGCCCTCCACCGGACCGTCGCGCCGATGGAGATCGACGACATCTACCAGGCGCTCGACGAGTTCAACCGGGCGTTGGGCCCGGCGGGCGCCAACCGGGACGGTGCCCTGTCCGACCTGGTCACCACCGGTCGCGAGAACCTCGACGGCAACGGCCAGAACCTGCACGACACCCTCGACGGGCTGTCCCGTGCCCTGACCACCCTCTCCGACGGCCGGCAGGACCTCTTCGGCTCCGTGGCCAACCTGCAACGCTTCACCACCGCGCTGGCCCGCAGCGACCAGCAGGTCCGCGCCTTCAACCAGCAACTGGCCGACGTCGCCGAACAGTTGGCCGGCGAGCGGGAGGAACTGGCTGCCGCGCTGCGTAACCTCGCCACCGCGCTCGCCGACGTCACCACCTTCGTCCGGCAGAACCGCACCCTGCTGACCTCCAACGTCGCCGCGCTGACCAACATCACCAGCGTGCTGGTCCGTCAGCAGCGGGCGGTCATCGAGATCCTCGACGTCACGCCGCTCGCCCTGAGCAACCTGAACCTCGCGTACAACGCGCGCTCCGGCACCCTGGACACCCGCGACAACGTGACCGGCCCGTACGGCGCGGTGGGTTTCGTCTGCTCGCTGCTGGCCGACGCGCTGCCGGCCGCCGAGGTCCCGAAGAAGTGCCTGTCGCTGGCCCAGACCCTGCACGCCCAGGGGGTGCCGTTGACCGACAAGCTGCGCAAGCTGGCCAAGCTGCCCGCCCGACCAGCGGGGCCCACCACCCCGAAACCGGACGACCCGCCGCCGGCCGCCCCCACCACCCCGTCGCCCGACCTGGGCGACGTCACCAGCGGCGGCGACCGCACCCTCGGCGGCATCCTGCGGGGTGCGTCGTGA
- a CDS encoding MCE family protein, whose product MKPFRERNPVVLGAVGLTLTVAVLLGAFQFDRLAGLTGRAYQAAFRDASGLATGNEVRVAGVRVGEVTAVELAREGEPFVRVRFRVDDDSVRLGSQTGATIRIKTVLGQKYLALSPAGPGRLPEGGQIPLARTAAPFDVVQAVTGLADTLDRIDTEQLAAAFATLAETFADTPGSVDTSLVGLSRLSRTVASRDAELRSLLARSKQVTAVLASRDEEFRKLVTDGNALLAEVTRRRDAIHKLLVGTDNLATQLSGLVRDNRTQLEPALRKLRAVVAVLERNRTDLEQTIRKMAPFVSAFANVVGNGRWFDNYVAGLVQVYTPTGGR is encoded by the coding sequence ATGAAACCGTTCCGGGAACGCAACCCCGTCGTGCTCGGCGCGGTCGGGCTGACCCTCACCGTCGCCGTCCTGCTGGGCGCCTTCCAGTTCGACCGGCTGGCCGGGCTGACCGGCCGCGCGTACCAGGCCGCCTTCCGCGACGCCAGCGGCCTCGCCACCGGCAACGAGGTGCGCGTCGCCGGGGTCCGGGTCGGCGAGGTGACGGCCGTGGAACTCGCCCGCGAGGGGGAGCCGTTCGTCCGGGTCCGGTTCCGGGTGGACGACGACAGCGTCCGGCTCGGCTCCCAGACCGGCGCCACGATCAGGATCAAGACGGTGCTGGGCCAGAAGTACCTCGCGCTGTCCCCGGCCGGGCCGGGCCGGCTCCCCGAGGGCGGGCAGATCCCGCTGGCCCGTACCGCCGCCCCGTTCGACGTGGTGCAGGCGGTCACCGGGCTCGCCGACACCCTCGACCGGATCGACACCGAGCAGCTCGCCGCCGCCTTCGCCACCCTGGCGGAGACGTTCGCCGACACCCCCGGCAGCGTCGACACCTCGCTGGTCGGGCTCTCCCGGCTCTCCCGTACGGTCGCCAGCCGGGACGCGGAGCTGCGTTCCCTGCTCGCCCGTTCCAAGCAGGTCACCGCCGTGCTGGCCAGCCGGGACGAGGAGTTCCGCAAGCTCGTCACCGACGGCAACGCGCTGCTGGCCGAGGTGACCCGGCGACGGGACGCGATCCACAAGCTGCTCGTCGGCACCGACAACCTCGCCACCCAGCTCTCCGGGTTGGTGCGCGACAACCGCACCCAACTCGAACCCGCGCTGCGGAAGCTTCGCGCGGTGGTCGCCGTACTGGAACGCAACCGCACCGACCTGGAGCAGACCATCCGGAAGATGGCCCCGTTCGTCTCCGCCTTCGCCAACGTGGTCGGCAACGGCCGCTGGTTCGACAACTACGTGGCCGGACTGGTCCAGGTCTACACGCCGACGGGAGGCCGCTGA
- a CDS encoding MCE family protein, whose translation MTSKTTAPLVKLVIFAVVTLLLTGMLAQTLGAFPSAGVTYRARFTDVTGLLVGDDVRIAGVRVGRVKQISVVDDTIAEVAFTVTDDVPLATSVRAKIRYRNLVGQRYVALTEGPGDGRPLRENGLIPLAQTTPALDLTVLFNGFRPLFTALNPDDVNKLAYQIVQVLQGEGGTVASLLSNVASLTNTLANRDAVIGRVVTNLNSVLTTLATRDRNLDQTIGQLQKFVSGLAVDRKAIGESLVSIGELTTATAGLLGEVRPPLAADVRALDELAGTLDRNAAVIDATLGRLPGRYDALTRVASSGSWFNFYLCDFNGHVAVAGHAPIDTPTFSAPAARCSTGGSR comes from the coding sequence ATGACCTCGAAGACGACGGCCCCACTGGTGAAGCTGGTGATCTTCGCCGTGGTGACGCTGCTGCTGACCGGGATGCTCGCGCAGACTCTCGGCGCGTTCCCGTCGGCCGGCGTCACCTACCGCGCCCGGTTCACGGACGTCACCGGCCTGCTCGTCGGTGACGACGTGCGCATCGCCGGCGTCCGGGTCGGCCGGGTCAAGCAGATCAGCGTGGTCGACGACACGATCGCCGAGGTGGCCTTCACCGTCACCGACGACGTTCCGCTGGCGACCAGCGTCCGCGCCAAGATCCGCTACCGCAACCTGGTCGGCCAGCGGTACGTGGCACTGACCGAGGGACCGGGCGACGGGCGGCCCCTGCGGGAGAACGGCCTCATCCCGCTCGCGCAGACCACGCCGGCCCTGGACCTGACCGTGCTGTTCAACGGGTTCCGGCCACTGTTCACCGCCCTGAACCCGGACGACGTCAACAAACTCGCCTACCAGATCGTCCAGGTGCTCCAGGGCGAGGGCGGCACCGTGGCCAGCCTGTTGAGCAACGTCGCGTCGCTGACCAACACCCTCGCCAACCGGGACGCCGTCATCGGGCGGGTGGTCACCAACCTGAACAGCGTGCTGACCACCCTCGCCACGCGGGACCGCAACCTCGACCAGACCATCGGGCAGCTCCAGAAGTTCGTCTCCGGGCTCGCCGTCGACCGTAAGGCCATCGGCGAGTCGCTGGTCAGCATCGGCGAACTCACCACCGCCACCGCCGGCCTGCTCGGCGAGGTGCGACCGCCGCTGGCTGCGGACGTCCGTGCCCTGGACGAACTCGCCGGCACCCTGGACCGCAACGCGGCCGTCATCGACGCCACCCTCGGGCGCCTTCCCGGACGGTACGACGCGCTGACCCGGGTCGCCTCCTCCGGCTCGTGGTTCAACTTCTACCTCTGCGACTTCAACGGCCACGTGGCGGTCGCCGGCCACGCGCCGATCGACACGCCGACCTTCAGCGCCCCCGCCGCCCGCTGCAGCACCGGAGGCAGCCGATGA
- a CDS encoding MCE family protein — translation MRHRILGIVFVAVLTAALSASVLHYNKAFTPVDRVTLRADRAGLQLLEGADVKLRGVLVGEVRAIASDGTGATVRLALDPALTPRIPATVTARLLPKTLFGERYVELVAPAGDAGVPIRDGAVITQDRSRTAIELERVVDQAFPLLQAIRPDQLAATLGAIATALEGRGEQLGANLVQLGAYLRQLNPAMPTIAEDVRKLVTVLDSYDAALPDLLALLRDVTVTARTVHDQRAELAAFLADATGTADVTRDFLDRHDDQIISLGEVSRPVLELLAVYAPEYPCLVSGLVALQPRAEEVFAGGRMHITLEVTQNGGKYEPGRDEPVYGARNGPRCHGLPRPKPPAPEVRVNDGYDHGPRPRDLIPIGPLPGLTATGASAGQPPAGGSPEMGQAGTAEERALVKPIVGAVTGTLPAEVPDIAVLLWGPLLRGAVVNAR, via the coding sequence ATGAGACATCGGATCCTCGGCATCGTCTTCGTCGCCGTGCTGACCGCGGCGCTGAGCGCCTCGGTGCTGCACTACAACAAGGCGTTCACCCCGGTCGACCGGGTCACGCTGCGCGCCGACCGGGCCGGGCTGCAACTCCTCGAGGGCGCCGACGTCAAGCTGCGCGGGGTCCTCGTCGGCGAGGTGCGCGCGATCGCCAGCGACGGCACCGGCGCGACCGTCCGGCTGGCCCTCGACCCGGCCCTCACCCCCAGGATCCCGGCCACGGTCACCGCGCGGCTGCTGCCCAAGACCCTCTTCGGTGAGCGTTACGTCGAACTCGTCGCGCCCGCTGGCGACGCGGGTGTCCCCATCCGGGACGGCGCGGTCATCACCCAGGACCGCAGCCGCACCGCCATCGAGCTGGAACGGGTCGTCGACCAGGCGTTTCCGCTGTTGCAGGCGATCCGGCCGGACCAGCTCGCCGCGACCCTGGGGGCCATCGCCACCGCGCTGGAGGGGCGCGGCGAGCAGCTCGGCGCGAACCTGGTCCAACTCGGCGCCTACCTCCGGCAGCTCAACCCGGCGATGCCCACCATCGCCGAGGACGTGCGGAAGCTGGTCACCGTGCTGGACAGCTACGACGCCGCGCTGCCCGACCTGCTCGCCCTGCTGCGCGACGTCACCGTCACCGCGCGCACCGTCCACGACCAGCGGGCCGAGCTGGCGGCCTTCCTGGCCGACGCGACCGGCACCGCCGACGTCACCCGCGACTTCCTCGACCGCCACGACGACCAGATCATCTCCCTCGGTGAGGTGAGCCGGCCGGTGCTGGAGCTGCTCGCCGTCTACGCCCCCGAGTACCCGTGCCTGGTCAGCGGTCTGGTCGCCCTGCAACCCCGGGCCGAGGAGGTCTTCGCGGGCGGCCGGATGCACATCACGCTGGAGGTCACCCAGAACGGCGGCAAGTACGAGCCGGGGCGGGACGAGCCGGTCTACGGAGCGCGCAACGGCCCACGGTGCCACGGCCTGCCCCGGCCGAAGCCGCCCGCGCCCGAGGTACGGGTCAACGACGGCTACGACCACGGCCCCCGTCCGCGTGACCTGATTCCGATTGGCCCGCTGCCGGGCCTGACCGCCACCGGGGCGTCGGCCGGCCAACCCCCGGCCGGCGGTTCACCGGAGATGGGCCAGGCCGGCACCGCCGAGGAACGCGCCCTGGTCAAGCCCATCGTCGGGGCTGTCACCGGCACCCTGCCGGCGGAGGTTCCGGACATCGCGGTCCTGCTCTGGGGACCGCTGCTACGCGGAGCGGTGGTGAACGCCCGATGA
- a CDS encoding MlaE family ABC transporter permease, with the protein MPVLRLLDDLGGQLAFYLRSFAWAPRTVRRYKREVIRLLAEVSFGTGALAVLGGTVGVISFLTFFTGTEVGLQGYQALNQIGSSAFTGFVSAYFNTREISPLVAALALSATVGCGFTAQLGAMRISEEVDALEVMGVPSLPFLVTTRMIAGFIAVIPLYVVGLLSSYLATRTIAIFYFGQSAGTYDYYFHLFLPPEDVLWSFAKVLVFSVIVVLVHCYYGYTASGGPAGVGVAVGRAVRLAIVTVTIVDFFLSLAIWGATTTVRIAG; encoded by the coding sequence GTGCCGGTGCTTCGACTCCTCGACGACCTGGGCGGACAGCTCGCCTTCTACCTGCGTTCGTTCGCCTGGGCGCCGCGCACCGTACGCCGCTACAAGCGTGAGGTGATCCGGCTGCTGGCCGAGGTGAGCTTCGGCACCGGCGCGCTCGCCGTGCTCGGCGGCACCGTCGGCGTCATCTCCTTCCTCACCTTCTTCACCGGCACCGAGGTCGGACTGCAGGGCTACCAGGCGCTCAACCAGATCGGCAGCAGCGCCTTCACCGGCTTCGTCTCGGCGTACTTCAACACCCGGGAGATATCCCCGCTGGTGGCGGCGCTGGCGCTGTCGGCCACCGTGGGCTGCGGGTTCACCGCCCAACTCGGCGCGATGCGGATCTCCGAGGAGGTGGACGCCCTGGAGGTGATGGGCGTGCCCTCGCTGCCGTTCCTGGTCACCACCCGCATGATCGCCGGCTTCATCGCGGTTATTCCGCTGTACGTGGTGGGCCTGCTCTCCAGCTACCTGGCCACCCGCACCATCGCGATCTTCTACTTCGGGCAGTCCGCCGGTACCTACGACTACTACTTCCACCTGTTCCTGCCCCCCGAAGACGTGCTCTGGTCCTTCGCGAAGGTGCTGGTCTTCAGCGTGATCGTGGTGCTGGTGCACTGCTACTACGGCTACACCGCCAGCGGTGGCCCCGCCGGCGTCGGGGTCGCGGTCGGTCGGGCCGTCCGGCTCGCCATCGTGACCGTCACCATCGTCGACTTCTTCCTGTCGCTGGCCATCTGGGGCGCGACGACCACCGTCCGGATCGCGGGGTGA
- a CDS encoding MlaE family ABC transporter permease, with amino-acid sequence MSWPVVVVRSAGEFFAFCLDALRGLFRRPVQVREFVQQAWFISSVSILPAALVSIPFGAVIALQLGSLVRQLGAQSFTGAASVLAVVREAGPIVTALIIAGAGGSAICADLGSRKIREELDAMQVLGIDPIQRLVVPRVLASMLVAVLLNGLVSVVGVSGGYLFNVVMQGGTPGAYLASFQALGQLPDLLVGEVKAVLFGAAAALVACYKGMNARGGPKGVGDAVNQSVVLTFMLLFALNFVVTAMYFQLVPQKGS; translated from the coding sequence ATGAGCTGGCCGGTCGTCGTCGTCCGCAGCGCCGGCGAGTTCTTCGCGTTCTGCCTGGACGCGTTGCGCGGCCTGTTCCGCCGCCCGGTGCAGGTACGCGAGTTCGTCCAGCAGGCCTGGTTCATCAGCTCGGTGTCGATCCTGCCGGCCGCGCTCGTCTCCATCCCCTTCGGCGCGGTCATCGCGCTGCAACTCGGCTCGCTGGTCCGGCAGCTCGGCGCGCAGTCGTTCACCGGGGCCGCGTCGGTGCTCGCGGTGGTCCGCGAGGCGGGGCCGATCGTCACCGCGTTGATCATCGCCGGGGCGGGCGGCTCGGCGATCTGCGCCGACCTCGGCTCCCGGAAGATCCGCGAGGAACTGGACGCCATGCAGGTCCTGGGCATCGACCCGATCCAGCGTCTCGTGGTGCCCCGGGTGCTCGCCTCGATGCTGGTCGCCGTCCTGCTCAACGGCCTGGTCAGCGTGGTCGGCGTGAGCGGCGGCTACCTGTTCAACGTCGTCATGCAGGGCGGTACGCCCGGGGCGTACCTGGCCAGCTTCCAAGCTCTCGGGCAACTGCCTGACCTGCTCGTCGGCGAGGTCAAGGCGGTGTTGTTCGGCGCCGCCGCCGCGCTGGTTGCCTGCTACAAGGGGATGAACGCGCGCGGTGGCCCGAAGGGCGTCGGCGACGCCGTCAACCAGAGCGTCGTCCTCACCTTCATGCTGCTCTTCGCGCTGAACTTCGTGGTCACCGCGATGTACTTCCAGCTCGTACCGCAGAAGGGGAGCTGA
- a CDS encoding ABC transporter ATP-binding protein yields MGVEVAVQGLTKSFGGQPVWSDVTLTLPAGEISVLLGPSGTGKSVFLKTLVGLLRPDRGSIWIEGKDLPRLSERALYEVRKLFGVLFQDGALFGSMNIYDNVAFPLREHTRKSESQVRRVVAEKLEMVGLTGAEKKLPGEISGGMRKRAGLARALVLDPQIILFDEPDSGLDPVRTAYLNQLIIDLNQQTGATFLIVTHDINTARTVPDNIGLIYHGRLAMFGPREMLLSSTEPVVRQFLNAQRIGPIGMAEEKDADELRAEADAGVELPPLPPIPPQLPPSNGQPRPAERPPGQWCRENGVTPPPGSFDGHPDHGAHTDHDSFAEEPGWAHSGWSEVER; encoded by the coding sequence ATGGGCGTCGAGGTGGCCGTACAGGGGCTGACCAAGTCCTTCGGTGGCCAGCCGGTCTGGTCCGATGTCACGCTGACCCTGCCGGCTGGGGAGATCTCGGTGCTGCTGGGCCCGTCCGGCACCGGCAAGTCGGTGTTCCTCAAGACCCTGGTGGGGCTGCTGCGCCCCGACCGTGGCTCGATCTGGATCGAGGGCAAGGACCTGCCCCGGCTCTCCGAGCGCGCCCTGTACGAGGTCCGCAAGCTGTTCGGTGTGCTGTTCCAGGACGGCGCCCTGTTCGGCTCGATGAACATCTACGACAACGTGGCCTTCCCACTGCGGGAACACACCCGCAAGTCCGAGTCCCAGGTCCGGCGGGTGGTCGCCGAGAAGCTCGAGATGGTCGGCCTGACCGGGGCGGAGAAGAAACTTCCCGGCGAGATCTCCGGCGGGATGCGCAAGCGGGCCGGCCTGGCCCGCGCGCTCGTACTCGACCCGCAGATCATCCTGTTCGACGAGCCGGACTCCGGGCTGGACCCGGTGCGCACCGCGTACCTGAACCAGCTCATCATCGACCTCAACCAGCAGACCGGCGCGACGTTCCTGATCGTCACGCACGACATCAACACCGCCCGCACGGTGCCCGACAACATCGGGTTGATCTACCACGGGCGGCTGGCCATGTTCGGGCCCCGGGAGATGCTGCTGTCCAGCACCGAGCCGGTGGTGCGGCAGTTCCTCAACGCCCAGCGCATCGGCCCGATCGGGATGGCCGAGGAGAAGGACGCCGACGAGCTGCGGGCCGAGGCGGACGCCGGGGTGGAACTGCCGCCGCTGCCGCCCATCCCGCCGCAACTGCCGCCCTCGAACGGGCAGCCCCGCCCCGCCGAGCGGCCACCGGGCCAGTGGTGCCGGGAGAACGGCGTCACCCCGCCCCCGGGCTCGTTCGACGGCCACCCCGACCACGGTGCACACACCGACCACGATTCGTTTGCCGAGGAGCCGGGGTGGGCGCACTCCGGGTGGTCCGAGGTGGAGCGATGA